One region of Malania oleifera isolate guangnan ecotype guangnan chromosome 6, ASM2987363v1, whole genome shotgun sequence genomic DNA includes:
- the LOC131157741 gene encoding cation/H(+) antiporter 14-like encodes MGPSLLAKNEAFRSRLLPPDSKFNFEMVGNFGFMIYAFILGLQFDANSLKTIGKKSVIIGLSGTLFPLVFGSFTFAVLQNDIILYFHEEVLYGLHLMVAINAMTSFIVISSYLTDLNILNSEIGRFATSTSIVSDACGWFMAAIVPNIQSAFQFSGTAPLVSVLVMFTYYSAMIGVFRPLVVRLAINDDEEPMRRGHFIGVVTIILGLAFVADYIGQHWAFGIFIFGVCLPARPPLSSVFAQKFGTLAVGILLPLFCSNGGLRMDLATVRQRSSVPVEALIVMGYLGKFTGTILASLYFKFPFRDASSLALIMCFKGIIEIAAYALWRDIGLINDQVYALLVMTMVIATGLISPILSYIYDPSKRYMEHKRRSINMRHKPTADLRLLVCVHSEENVPTMINLLEATHPTRSSPVTVFVLQLSELNGLTSAILAPLNQCNKPRSKLTRSEQIVNAFKYFERHSQGPVVVQHFTAIAPYASIHNDICNLALDKKSSMIIIPYHKKWGIDGSVEASFSNIEAVNQNVIEKAPCSVGVLIDRGPVGHGWSVFTEQSLYRVAMPFLGGADDRAALEYAKRMAGHPNISLTVVWLMSLGNAREGDEREKFLDSETMYDLRASASLKEKIVYKEETVNDGIGTTQTIRSMEEEFDLFIVGRMHDPKSPMTLGLAEWSESPELGVMGEMLANSDFDFSVLVIQN; translated from the exons ATGGGGCCCTCGCTTCTGGCGAAGAACGAGGCTTTCCGCTCCCGGCTGCTCCCGCCGGACTCTAAATTCAACTTTGAGATGGTTGGAAACTTTGGGTTCATGATTTACGCTTTCATACTTGGTCTCCAATTCGACGCCAACTCCCTCAAGACAATCGGCAAGAAGTCCGTCATCATCGGCCTCTCCGGCACGCTCTTCCCCTTGGTCTTCGGCAGCTTCACCTTTGCAGTTTTACAAAACGACATCATCCTATACTTCCACGAGGAAGTCCTCTACGGCCTCCACCTAATGGTGGCCATCAACGCCATGACCTCCTTCATCGTCATCTCCAGCTATCTCACCGACCTCAACATTCTCAACTCCGAGATCGGCCGCTTCGCCACCTCCACCTCCATTGTCAGCGACGCCTGCGGGTGGTTCATGGCCGCCATCGTGCCCAACATCCAATCCGCGTTTCAATTCTCCGGCACCGCGCCGCTCGTCTCGGTGTTGGTCATGTTTACGTACTACAGCGCCATGATTGGCGTGTTCCGACCGCTGGTGGTGAGGCTCGCCATCAACGACGACGAGGAGCCCATGAGGAGGGGCCACTTTATTGGGGTGGTGACGATCATATTGGGGCTGGCATTCGTCGCGGACTACATCGGGCAGCACTGGGCgtttgggattttcattttcgGGGTGTGTTTGCCGGCGCGGCCGCCGCTAAGCTCGGTGTTCGCGCAGAAGTTCGGGACTCTGGCCGTGGGGATTCTGCTCCCGCTGTTCTGTTCCAACGGCGGGCTGAGGATGGACTTGGCGACGGTGCGGCAGAGGTCGTCGGTGCCCGTAGAGGCTCTCATCGTGATGGGCTATCTTGGAAAATTCACCGGTACAATTTTGGCTTCTCTGTACTTCAAGTTCCCCTTCAGGGACGCCTCCTCCCTCGCTCTCATCATGTGCTTCAAAGGCATCATTGAGATCGCAGCATATGCCCTTTGGAGGGACATTGgg TTGATAAACGATCAAGTGTACGCGCTTCTGGTGATGACAATGGTGATAGCGACGGGGCTGATCTCGCCGATCTTGAGCTACATCTACGATCCGTCCAAGAGGTACATGGAACACAAAAGGCGGTCCATCAACATGCGGCACAAGCCCACGGCGGATCTGCGGCTGCTGGTGTGCGTTCACAGCGAAGAGAACGTGCCCACCATGATCAACCTCCTGGAGGCCACACATCCGACCCGGAGCAGCCCCGTCACCGTCTTCGTCCTCCAGCTCTCAGAGCTCAATGGCCTCACCTCCGCCATTCTCGCCCCGCTCAACCAATGCAACAAACCCCGCTCCAAGCTCACCCGCTCCGAGCAAATCGTCAACGCCTTCAAGTACTTCGAGCGCCACAGCCAGGGCCCCGTCGTGGTCCAGCACTTCACCGCCATAGCCCCCTACGCCAGCATCCACAACGACATCTGCAACCTCGCCCTCGACAAGAAGTCCAGCATGATCATCATCCCTTACCACAAAAAATGGGGAATCGACGGATCCGTGGAAGCCAGCTTCTCCAACATCGAGGCCGTGAACCAGAACGTGATCGAGAAGGCACCCTGCTCCGTCGGCGTTCTCATCGACCGGGGACCAGTGGGGCACGGCTGGTCTGTTTTCACCGAACAGTCGCTGTACCGGGTGGCCATGCCCTTCCTGGGCGGCGCCGACGACCGGGCGGCGCTGGAGTACGCGAAGCGCATGGCGGGACATCCCAACATCAGCCTCACGGTTGTGTGGCTGATGTCGTTGGGTAACGCCAGGGAAGGGGACGAGAGGGAGAAGTTTTTAGACAGCGAGACGATGTACGATTTACGGGCGAGTGCGTCGTTGAAGGAGAAGATTGTGTATAAGGAGGAGACTGTGAATGATGGGATAGGGACGACGCAGACAATTCGATCAAtggaggaagaatttgatctgtTCATAGTGGGGAGGATGCATGATCCCAAGTCGCCGATGACGTTGGGACTGGCGGAGTGGAGCGAGTCGCCGGAGCTAGGGGTAATGGGGGAGATGCTGGCCAACTCGGATTTTGATTTCTCTGTACTGGTAATTCAGAATTAG
- the LOC131157361 gene encoding uncharacterized protein LOC131157361 isoform X1, producing the protein MISLSPSPSLSLGLTIKPLGFSFSPHNPKPSLNPRRRPKQRRIGRGTCRAEFSQDAPLAIAIGACMLNSLVFPIPSCPDGDGDSVMDSTDARFAVMGVISFIPYFNWLSWVFAWLDTGKRRYVVYSIVYLAPYLRSNLSLSPEESWLPIASIVFCIIHVQLEASIRNGDLQGFQIFNEVVKYLPFVVRKKDGHPKSQKISGKGRVGGHRNLPSADEQSRNEIEGWGVPREPSKDPKHLNKDQGDDRRSKH; encoded by the exons ATGATCTCTCTCAGTCCCAGTCCGAGTCTCAGTCTCGGTCTCACCATCAAGCCTCTCGGCTTCTCGTTTTCGCCCCACAATCCTAAACCCTCACTAAACCCCAGGAGAAGGCCCAAACAG CGAAGGATCGGAAGGGGGACATGCCGGGCAGAGTTCTCGCAGGACGCGCCTTTGGCCATTGCCATCGGGGCTTGCATGCTCAATTCGCTGGTTTTCCCCATTCCTTCTTGTCCGGACGGTGATGGTGACTCCGTGATGGATTCCACCGATGCGAGGTTCGCTGTCATGGGGGTCATCAGTTTTATACCCTACTTCAATTGGCTG AGCTGGGTATTTGCGTGGCTGGACACTGGTAAACGGCGCTATGTTGTGTATTCAATCGTGTACTTGGCTCCCTATTTGAG GTCAAATTTGTCACTATCACCTGAAGAGAGCTGGCTGCCTATTGCTAGTATTGTCTTCTGCATTATTCACGTTCAG CTGGAGGCAAGTATCAGAAATGGAGATCTTCAGGGTTTTCAAATATTTAATGAGGTTGTGAAGTATCTTCCCTTTGTTGTTAGAAAGAAAGATGGTCATCCGAAGAGCCAAAAGATATCGGGGAAG GGAAGGGTGGGGGGACATAGGAACCTACCTTCTGCTGATGAACAATCGAGAAATGAGATCGAAGGGTGGGGAGTTCCTCGAGAGCCCTCGAAGGATCCCAAACACTTGAATAAAGACCAGGGTGATGACAGACGAAGTAAACATTAG
- the LOC131157361 gene encoding uncharacterized protein LOC131157361 isoform X2, which translates to MISLSPSPSLSLGLTIKPLGFSFSPHNPKPSLNPRRRPKQRRIGRGTCRAEFSQDAPLAIAIGACMLNSLVFPIPSCPDGDGDSVMDSTDARFAVMGVISFIPYFNWLSWVFAWLDTGKRRYVVYSIVYLAPYLRSNLSLSPEESWLPIASIVFCIIHVQGRVGGHRNLPSADEQSRNEIEGWGVPREPSKDPKHLNKDQGDDRRSKH; encoded by the exons ATGATCTCTCTCAGTCCCAGTCCGAGTCTCAGTCTCGGTCTCACCATCAAGCCTCTCGGCTTCTCGTTTTCGCCCCACAATCCTAAACCCTCACTAAACCCCAGGAGAAGGCCCAAACAG CGAAGGATCGGAAGGGGGACATGCCGGGCAGAGTTCTCGCAGGACGCGCCTTTGGCCATTGCCATCGGGGCTTGCATGCTCAATTCGCTGGTTTTCCCCATTCCTTCTTGTCCGGACGGTGATGGTGACTCCGTGATGGATTCCACCGATGCGAGGTTCGCTGTCATGGGGGTCATCAGTTTTATACCCTACTTCAATTGGCTG AGCTGGGTATTTGCGTGGCTGGACACTGGTAAACGGCGCTATGTTGTGTATTCAATCGTGTACTTGGCTCCCTATTTGAG GTCAAATTTGTCACTATCACCTGAAGAGAGCTGGCTGCCTATTGCTAGTATTGTCTTCTGCATTATTCACGTTCAG GGAAGGGTGGGGGGACATAGGAACCTACCTTCTGCTGATGAACAATCGAGAAATGAGATCGAAGGGTGGGGAGTTCCTCGAGAGCCCTCGAAGGATCCCAAACACTTGAATAAAGACCAGGGTGATGACAGACGAAGTAAACATTAG